The nucleotide sequence GCCCGGTGAAAACCGGGCCCTTGGCCCCACCAAAGACCCGACTGAGGAGGAATCGACATGTTTCAGATCACCATCGACTACGACAAGTGCCAGGGCGACGAGGAATGCGTGAACGCCTGTCCGGCGCAGGTGTACGACTTCGAGGATGACAAGCCGGTCATCGCCCGGGGTGAGGATTGCCTCGGCTGTGAGACCTGCGTCGAGGTCTGCCCCGTGGGCGCGATCACGGTGGAAGAAGTCTAGAGCCCGGATCTGTCCAACGGCACGAAGCTGGGCCGGCGCCGTGGCGCCGGCCCTCCTTTTTTCAGCCTTCGAGGCAGGCCTGGCGGAGCCCTTTCTCTTGTTCGAGCACGCGGCGGGCGGCCTCGATGTCCTGGCGGATCTGGGCGGCCAGGGCCTCGGGGCCGGGGAAGCGGCGCTCGTCGCGGAGGCGCTGGATGAGGTTGACCTTGATGGGGTGGCCGTAGATGTCGCGGTCGAAGTCAAAGATGTGCACCTCGGCCGAGAGCCGGCCGTCGCCGAAGGTGGGGTTGAAGCCGATGTTGAGGACGCCTCCGTAGCAGGCCGTTTCGTGGAGGACCTGGACGACGTAGACGCCCTTTTTGGGGCAGAGGTCCTCCTCGGAGATGGTGAGATTGGCCGTGGGGAAGCCGACCTCGGGCCCGCCCCTTTGCCGGCCTCGCTGCACGGTGCCGCGGATCTGGTAGTAGCGGCCCAGGAGCCGGCGGACTTTCCGCATCTCTCCCTCGGCCACCAGGCGCCGGACCAGCGTGCTGCTCACGGTCATGCCGTCCACCACCACGGGCGGGACGACGTGGACGGCAAAGCCCAGGGCCTCGCCCTTGCGGCGGAGGAAGTCGCGGTCGCCTTCCCGGCCGCGGCCGAGGGCGTAGTCGTAGCCGATGACCAGGTCCCGGATGCCCAGGTGTTCCACGAGGACGAGGTCCACGAACCGGTCGGCGGTGGTCGCCGCCAGCTCCCGCGTAAAGCGCAGGCACACCAGGGCGTCCATGCCGGCGCGCTCGATGAGCTCGATCTTCTGCTCCAGGGTCGAGATGAGCTTGGGCGGGGAATCGGGCCGGAGGACGCGGAGCGGGTGGGGCTCGAAGGTCATGGCGACGGCCTCTCCCCCCCCGGCCCGGGCCAGTTGCACCACCTTGTCGAAGAGCGCCCGGTGCCCCAGGTGAACCCCGTCGAAGTTGCCGATGGTGAGCGCGGGGCGGTGAAAGACGCCCTTGAGGTTTCGCCAGTCCTGGTAGATGCGCATGCGCGGCTCCGGGGGCCCTGCCGGGGCCGGCTCCGGCCCTGGCAAACGGCCCGCCTGAAGCTACCCCAGGGCCTTGACAAGCGCAAGATGGGCCTATTTAATAGGCCTTCGCCGGGCCGAAGTGGCGGAATTGGTAGACGCGCTAGATTCAGGATCTAGTGGGTGTATGCCCGTGGGAGTTCGAATCTCCCCTTCGGCACCACATCGCACGCCGACGGTGTCGGCGGCCGGGAGAACGACATGGAATGTACCACCAAGAGACCGGGGGACGAATGCGGGTTCATGACGGCGAAGGGGTGCACCTTTCTGGGCGGGGCCTGCTTCGAGGTCGTGGAACAATGCGAGGGGTGCGGGCGGATCGTCCAGCGGGAGGAGGGTCGTTTCTGCGCGGTCTATCCCCATCCCGCCGCGAAGTGGCGCCGGGGGGTCTGTAACTTCGCCACCCACGCGCGGCCCGAGGTGGCCAAGGACGCCGCCGGCAAGAAGATCAACCCCCTCAAGGCCGCCAAACGCGCCGCCCGCGGCCGCCGCTGAGCAGGGTTCGGCCCGCGGCGCCGGAAGGCCCGCCTCCTCGGAGGCGGGCCTTTTTGGTGGCGTCGCACAACGTCCCGGGCTGCCGTGTTGCTTCGGATGTCCTCGTCCTTGCGGCGGCGCTCGGCCCGGCGCGTTCCCGATATCCTCACCCCGTGCCTTACGCGGAGGTCGAAGAATCAGCTTGATGGCGTGGGGCGGTCCCGAGCGGGCCTCTCAGCCGCGCGTGAGTCTCCCCAGCGCGGCCTCCAGCCGCGCCAGGGCCGCTTCCAGGGTCGCCAAGTCGCTGGCGTAGGAGAACCGGACGAACCGGTCGTCACCGAAGGCGACGCCCGGGACGGAGGCGATGCGGGCTTCGTCCAGGAGGTAGTCCGTCATGGCGAGGCTGTCGCCGATGGCCCGGTCCCCGGCGCGCGCGCCGTGGTAGGCGGAGAGATCGGCGAAGGCGTAGAAGGCCCCCATGGGCTCGGGGCAGGTCACGCCGGGGAGGGCGTTCAGGCGCCGGGTGATGAAGTCCCGCCGCTCCCGGAAGGCGGCGGTCATGCGGTCCACGCACTCCTGGGGGCCGGTGAGGGCCGCCAGGGCCGCCATCTGGGCGATGGAGTTGGGGTTCGACGTGCTCTGCCCCTGAACGCGGGTGGCGGCCTTGACGAGGGCCTCGGGGCCGGCCATGTAGCCGATCCGCCACCCCGTCATGGCGTAGGTCTTGGACACACCGTTGACGAGCACCACGCGGTCCGCGAGGTCCGGGGCCACGGAGAGGATGTTCTCCGGGGGGCGGCCGTCGAAGCGGATCCGGTCGTAGATGTCGTCGGAGATCACCACCAGGCCGTGCGCGGCGGCGACGCGGGCCACCGCGGCGAGGGTGGCGCGGGAGTAGACGCACCCCGTGGGGTTCGACGGGCTGTTCAAAATGATGGCCCGGGTCCGCGGCCCCACCAGGGCCTCCAGGGCCGCCGGGTCGATGTCGAAGCCGGCCTCGGCCCGGGTCTCCAGGTATCGCGGGACACCCCCGGCCAGTTCCACGATGGGCGGGTACGAGACCCAGTAGGGAACGGGGATGATCACCTCGTCGCCGGGGTCGAGCAGGGCCTGGGCGATGTTGTAGAGGGCCTGCTTGCCGCCCGTGGAGACGAGGATCTGTTCGGGGCGGTAGGTGACGGCGTAGTCCTCGGCGAGGCGGGCGATGACGGCCTCCTTGAGCTCGGGGATGCCGCCCACCGGGGTATACTTGGTGAAGCCGTCGCGGATGGCCTTGACGGCGGCCTCCTTGATGTGCTCCGGGGTGTCGAAGTCCGGTTCGCCGGCGGAGAGGTTGGCGAGGTCCACTCCCTGGGCCTTGAGGTGCTTCGCCTTGGC is from Dissulfurirhabdus thermomarina and encodes:
- a CDS encoding 4Fe-4S dicluster domain-containing protein, which translates into the protein MFQITIDYDKCQGDEECVNACPAQVYDFEDDKPVIARGEDCLGCETCVEVCPVGAITVEEV
- a CDS encoding bifunctional riboflavin kinase/FAD synthetase, with amino-acid sequence MRIYQDWRNLKGVFHRPALTIGNFDGVHLGHRALFDKVVQLARAGGGEAVAMTFEPHPLRVLRPDSPPKLISTLEQKIELIERAGMDALVCLRFTRELAATTADRFVDLVLVEHLGIRDLVIGYDYALGRGREGDRDFLRRKGEALGFAVHVVPPVVVDGMTVSSTLVRRLVAEGEMRKVRRLLGRYYQIRGTVQRGRQRGGPEVGFPTANLTISEEDLCPKKGVYVVQVLHETACYGGVLNIGFNPTFGDGRLSAEVHIFDFDRDIYGHPIKVNLIQRLRDERRFPGPEALAAQIRQDIEAARRVLEQEKGLRQACLEG
- a CDS encoding PxxKW family cysteine-rich protein: MECTTKRPGDECGFMTAKGCTFLGGACFEVVEQCEGCGRIVQREEGRFCAVYPHPAAKWRRGVCNFATHARPEVAKDAAGKKINPLKAAKRAARGRR
- a CDS encoding pyridoxal phosphate-dependent aminotransferase, which gives rise to MPDSAPLRLAQRVTSLKPSPTLTINAKAKHLKAQGVDLANLSAGEPDFDTPEHIKEAAVKAIRDGFTKYTPVGGIPELKEAVIARLAEDYAVTYRPEQILVSTGGKQALYNIAQALLDPGDEVIIPVPYWVSYPPIVELAGGVPRYLETRAEAGFDIDPAALEALVGPRTRAIILNSPSNPTGCVYSRATLAAVARVAAAHGLVVISDDIYDRIRFDGRPPENILSVAPDLADRVVLVNGVSKTYAMTGWRIGYMAGPEALVKAATRVQGQSTSNPNSIAQMAALAALTGPQECVDRMTAAFRERRDFITRRLNALPGVTCPEPMGAFYAFADLSAYHGARAGDRAIGDSLAMTDYLLDEARIASVPGVAFGDDRFVRFSYASDLATLEAALARLEAALGRLTRG